In a single window of the Rhopalosiphum padi isolate XX-2018 chromosome 1, ASM2088224v1, whole genome shotgun sequence genome:
- the LOC132918192 gene encoding kelch-like protein 2 isoform X1 — protein MSNHNLPLSSSRKQVQRSGEQFPSRYYYVINQKVNCDVKLLTDDGAVIYARKIDLADASAYFDAMFNRFDKMDKDHVVLKDLDSMALRLIVDYVYTDDITITEENVKDLLATANYLGFLFILHTCCEFLQDHLKPSNCLSTKAFADLHGCLILLSSSESYIKHNILEVIECDEFYSISSERVEELIKLIHYIEHTNSNEKQVIKCIMSWINREWNYRKHDLYKLLEHVNLPLTSKKCIIKGVDERSSADNVIENIKSEQLIAANIDKVILVFGWSSVRAECFIEWYDPEIKEWNLGPKISGYDTRSNLVERNGVFVYAVGSFSTSKSVYMLDLSSHSPSWISKEPMFIQRSELGVGLLNDWIYAVGGFNGNHNLNEVEAFNVHTEEWKMVSSMSTSRGDVGVGVLNNLLYAVGGFDELSGEYLKSVERYHPSFDQWTPIAEMSTCRSGHGVGVLNGLMYIIGGHDGPFYHKSVEVYNPDTGHWTSTTDMHVCRTNPGMGVVVLHGLLYVLGGRSAFYDNVSSVEIYNPNTKAWEYMETASSNVGKIYGGVVVNKFPHFITN, from the exons ATGAGTAATCATAATTTGCCACTCTCGAGTTCTCGAAAGCAAGTACAAAGATCCGGTGAACAATTTCcaagtagatattattatgtaatcaa tcaaAAGGTGAATTGTGATGTGAAATTATTAACAGATGACGGGGCAGTAATATATGCACGTAAAATTGATTTAGCAGATGCTAGTGCTTATTTTGATGCAATGTTCAATAGATTTGACAAAATGGATAAAGATCATGTTGTCTTAAAAGACTTAGATTCCATGGCTTTAAGACTCATAGTAGATTATGTTTATACAGACGACATAACAATCACAGAAGAAAACGTAAag GACTTGTTAGCTACGGCAAATTATTTAGGGTTCTTATTCATATTACATACATGTTGTGAGTTTTTACAAGACCATCTGAAACCATCAAATTGTCTTAGTACCAAAGCATTTGCCGATTTGCATGGTTGTTTGATATTGTTGTCAAGTTCTGAATCATACATCAAACATAacatatt AGAAGTGATCGAATGTGATGAGTTTTATTCTATATCCTCTGAAAGAGTAGAAGAATTAATAAAGCTGATCCACTATATTGAACATACTAATTCAAATGAAAAACAA gtaattaaatgtattatgagttgGATAAATCGTGAATGGAATTATAGAAAACATGATTTGTACAAATTATTGGAACATGTTAATTTGCCATTAACATCAAAAAAGTGCATAATAAAAGGAGTTGATGAGAGATCTa gtGCAGATAATGTAATAGAAAACATAAAGTCAGAACAGTTAATTGCTGCCAACATAGATAAA GTGATTCTAGTTTTTGGTTGGTCTTCTGTGAGGGCAGAGTGTTTTATAGAATGGTATGATCCAGAGATCAAAGAATGGAATCTTGGACCAAAAATTAGTGGATATGATACAAGATCGAATTTAGTTGAACGGAATGGTGTTTTTGTGTATGCTGTTGGTAGTTTTTCTACTTCCAAGTCAGTTTATATGCTTGACCTGTCTTCACATTCACCTTCTTGGATTTCAAAAGAACCCATGTTTATTCAACGTAGTGAATTAGGAGTGGGTCTATTGAATGATTGGATATATGCT gttGGTGGATTTAATGGTAATCACAACTTAAATGAAGTAGAAGCTTTTAATGTCCATACTGAGGAATGGAAAATGGTATCTAGTATGTCTACTAGTAGAGGTGATGTTGGTGTTGGAGTACTCAATAATCTTTTATATgcg GTAGGAGGGTTTGATGAATTATCAGGGGAATATTTAAAATCAGTTGAACGTTATCACCCAAGTTTTGATCAATGGACACCAATAGCCGAAATGTCTACATGTCGTAGTGGTCATGGAGTAGGAGTTTTAAATGGTCTAATGTATATCATTGGTGGTCATGATGGGccattttatcataaaagtGTGGAAGTTTATAATCCAGACACTGGACATTGGACTTCTACTACTGACATGCATGTTTGCCGAACAAATCCTG gtatgggAGTTGTCGTATTACATGGATTATTGTATGTTTTGGGTGGAAGAAGTGCATTTTATGATAATGTTAGTTCTGTGGAAATTTACAATCCCAACACCAAAGCATGGGAATACATGGAAACAGCATCAAGTAATGTTGGTAAAATTTATGGCGGAGTAGTTGTAAATAAGTTTccacattttataacaaattag
- the LOC132918192 gene encoding kelch-like protein 2 isoform X2 produces MFNRFDKMDKDHVVLKDLDSMALRLIVDYVYTDDITITEENVKDLLATANYLGFLFILHTCCEFLQDHLKPSNCLSTKAFADLHGCLILLSSSESYIKHNILEVIECDEFYSISSERVEELIKLIHYIEHTNSNEKQVIKCIMSWINREWNYRKHDLYKLLEHVNLPLTSKKCIIKGVDERSSADNVIENIKSEQLIAANIDKVILVFGWSSVRAECFIEWYDPEIKEWNLGPKISGYDTRSNLVERNGVFVYAVGSFSTSKSVYMLDLSSHSPSWISKEPMFIQRSELGVGLLNDWIYAVGGFNGNHNLNEVEAFNVHTEEWKMVSSMSTSRGDVGVGVLNNLLYAVGGFDELSGEYLKSVERYHPSFDQWTPIAEMSTCRSGHGVGVLNGLMYIIGGHDGPFYHKSVEVYNPDTGHWTSTTDMHVCRTNPGMGVVVLHGLLYVLGGRSAFYDNVSSVEIYNPNTKAWEYMETASSNVGKIYGGVVVNKFPHFITN; encoded by the exons ATGTTCAATAGATTTGACAAAATGGATAAAGATCATGTTGTCTTAAAAGACTTAGATTCCATGGCTTTAAGACTCATAGTAGATTATGTTTATACAGACGACATAACAATCACAGAAGAAAACGTAAag GACTTGTTAGCTACGGCAAATTATTTAGGGTTCTTATTCATATTACATACATGTTGTGAGTTTTTACAAGACCATCTGAAACCATCAAATTGTCTTAGTACCAAAGCATTTGCCGATTTGCATGGTTGTTTGATATTGTTGTCAAGTTCTGAATCATACATCAAACATAacatatt AGAAGTGATCGAATGTGATGAGTTTTATTCTATATCCTCTGAAAGAGTAGAAGAATTAATAAAGCTGATCCACTATATTGAACATACTAATTCAAATGAAAAACAA gtaattaaatgtattatgagttgGATAAATCGTGAATGGAATTATAGAAAACATGATTTGTACAAATTATTGGAACATGTTAATTTGCCATTAACATCAAAAAAGTGCATAATAAAAGGAGTTGATGAGAGATCTa gtGCAGATAATGTAATAGAAAACATAAAGTCAGAACAGTTAATTGCTGCCAACATAGATAAA GTGATTCTAGTTTTTGGTTGGTCTTCTGTGAGGGCAGAGTGTTTTATAGAATGGTATGATCCAGAGATCAAAGAATGGAATCTTGGACCAAAAATTAGTGGATATGATACAAGATCGAATTTAGTTGAACGGAATGGTGTTTTTGTGTATGCTGTTGGTAGTTTTTCTACTTCCAAGTCAGTTTATATGCTTGACCTGTCTTCACATTCACCTTCTTGGATTTCAAAAGAACCCATGTTTATTCAACGTAGTGAATTAGGAGTGGGTCTATTGAATGATTGGATATATGCT gttGGTGGATTTAATGGTAATCACAACTTAAATGAAGTAGAAGCTTTTAATGTCCATACTGAGGAATGGAAAATGGTATCTAGTATGTCTACTAGTAGAGGTGATGTTGGTGTTGGAGTACTCAATAATCTTTTATATgcg GTAGGAGGGTTTGATGAATTATCAGGGGAATATTTAAAATCAGTTGAACGTTATCACCCAAGTTTTGATCAATGGACACCAATAGCCGAAATGTCTACATGTCGTAGTGGTCATGGAGTAGGAGTTTTAAATGGTCTAATGTATATCATTGGTGGTCATGATGGGccattttatcataaaagtGTGGAAGTTTATAATCCAGACACTGGACATTGGACTTCTACTACTGACATGCATGTTTGCCGAACAAATCCTG gtatgggAGTTGTCGTATTACATGGATTATTGTATGTTTTGGGTGGAAGAAGTGCATTTTATGATAATGTTAGTTCTGTGGAAATTTACAATCCCAACACCAAAGCATGGGAATACATGGAAACAGCATCAAGTAATGTTGGTAAAATTTATGGCGGAGTAGTTGTAAATAAGTTTccacattttataacaaattag